Proteins encoded in a region of the Rutidosis leptorrhynchoides isolate AG116_Rl617_1_P2 chromosome 9, CSIRO_AGI_Rlap_v1, whole genome shotgun sequence genome:
- the LOC139868206 gene encoding LOW QUALITY PROTEIN: probable transcription factor KAN4 (The sequence of the model RefSeq protein was modified relative to this genomic sequence to represent the inferred CDS: substituted 1 base at 1 genomic stop codon), with protein sequence MFLVSKTLPMANGVSSTTLPDLSLQISSTSADSNSSGSDLTHENVRNNQPSLSLGLDMAAGFNHNPTNYNPMVVPLQLQNNNFLLQQQHQYENYQHYHPRIFGHEFKRNSRMCNRVRRIVRAPRMRWTSTLHAHFVHAVQLLGGHERATPKSVLELMNVKDLTLAHVKSHLQMYRTVKSTDKGTELEDMSMINSRIQRTLVDEKIDDTNNSSLQIFNNSVEPTTLQTPQRAPWSLSMETYHSSFPSQELMMPNSSTLGAMDKVDEHDIASQQLSKNDMKLGGYLSSQSDSDSDRKLNLEFTLGRPSXQIVVSSTYNLTNNNIIILEDLVLNITSDDVGFTQLGLTQLTWVTSQLTLIPIYKYEAKTYIKFTLLLCILLLLSPSTLGFLPTDLVRYSPSWTIDRRAFVDHPPEIIISSTGYHGSRTGD encoded by the exons ATGTTTCTTGTTTCAAAAACTCTTCCAATGGCAAATGGTGTTTCATCAACAACTTTGCCTGATCTATCTTTACAAATAAGTTCCACTAGCGCCGACTCGAATAGCAGCGGTAGCGATTTAACCCATGAAAATGTGCGTAACAATCAACCTAGTTTGAGTTTAGGGCTTGATATGGCTGCAGGTTTTAATCATAACCCTACAAATTATAATCCAATGGTTGTACCTTTACAACTACAAAACAATAACTTTCTTCTTCAACAACAACATCAATATGAAAATTATCAACATTATCATCCTCGTATATTTGGTCATGAGTTTAAGAGGAATTCAAGAATGTGTAACCGTGTTAGACGAATCGTTAGGGCTCCTCGAATGAGATGGACTTCAACTCTACATGCTCACTTTGTTCATGCTGTTCAGCTCCTTGGTGGCCATGAAA GAGCAACACCTAAATCAGTACTAGAGTTGATGAATGTGAAAGATCTAACTCTTGCTCATGTCAAGAGTCATCTTCAG ATGTATAGAACAGTGAAGAGCACTGACAAAGGAACAG AACTTGAAGATATGAGTATGATAAATTCAAGGATTCAAAGGACATTAGTTGATGAAAAAATTGATGATACCAACAACTCTAGCCTGCAGATTTTCAATAATTCTGTTGAGCCAACTACACTACAAACACCTCAGAG AGCGCCATGGTCATTGTCAATGGAAACATACCATTCAAGCTTTCCCAGCCAAGAACTCATGATGCCAAATTCTTCTACACTTGGGGCAATGGATAAG GTTGATGAACATGACATCGCATCACAACAATTGTCGAAAAATGATATGAAGTTGGGAGGATATTTGTCTTCACAATCAGATTCAGATTCAGATAGGAAGTTGAATCTTGAGTTCACCCTTGGAAGGCCAAGTTAGCAAATTGTCGTTAGCTCAACCTATAATTTaactaataataacataattattcTAGAAGATTTAGTGTTGAAT ATAACCAGTGATGACGTAGGGTTTACCCAATTAGGGCTTACACAATTAACTTGGGTCACAAGTCAATTAACCCTAATTCCTATCTATAAATATGAGGctaaaacctacatcaagttcacactcCTTCTTTGCATACTGCTCTTGTTATCTCCATCtacactagggtttttacctacggatcTTGTAAGGTATTCTCCCTCTtggactatcgaccggcgggcatTCGTtgaccaccctcccgagatcatcatctcgagtACGGGTTATCACGGTAGCCGAACCGGAGATTAA